From the Rhodothermia bacterium genome, one window contains:
- the trxB gene encoding thioredoxin-disulfide reductase translates to MINELNFEAAERLNVAIIGTGPAGLTAALYAARANLSPVVFEGPEPGGQLMTTTDVENFPGFPEGIMGPDMMQRFRDQATRFGADLRWGMVTEVDFSARPFKLVVDEEVPFLAETVIVSTGASAMYLGLENELRLRGYGVSACATCDGAFFKNQEIAIVGGGDTAMEEAQYLTRHAAKVYLIHRRDSFRASKIMQQRVLENPKIQVIWNTVVEDVLGENEVTGLALKNVQTSETSTLPVTGLFVAIGHKPNTEVFKGQLEMDATGYLKTGSGNTATNIPGVFACGDAQDHVYRQAITAAGTGCMAAIDVERWLAENNA, encoded by the coding sequence ATGATCAACGAATTAAATTTTGAGGCTGCCGAACGTCTAAATGTGGCCATTATTGGTACGGGGCCTGCCGGATTGACGGCGGCGTTGTATGCAGCCCGTGCCAACCTAAGCCCTGTTGTTTTTGAAGGCCCAGAGCCGGGAGGCCAGCTTATGACCACCACCGATGTAGAGAACTTCCCCGGTTTTCCTGAAGGAATTATGGGGCCAGACATGATGCAACGGTTTCGCGATCAGGCAACACGCTTTGGGGCAGACCTGCGTTGGGGCATGGTCACCGAGGTGGACTTTTCGGCGCGGCCTTTCAAATTGGTGGTGGACGAGGAAGTGCCGTTTTTAGCCGAGACCGTTATTGTCTCGACGGGCGCTTCGGCCATGTATTTGGGCTTAGAAAACGAGTTGCGCCTACGTGGATATGGGGTCTCGGCATGTGCTACTTGTGACGGTGCTTTCTTCAAAAACCAAGAAATTGCCATTGTGGGCGGCGGAGATACTGCAATGGAGGAGGCTCAATACCTCACCCGTCATGCGGCTAAGGTATATCTCATTCACCGTCGCGATAGCTTCCGCGCCTCCAAAATCATGCAACAACGGGTTTTGGAAAATCCCAAAATTCAGGTGATCTGGAACACGGTTGTGGAAGATGTCTTGGGTGAAAATGAGGTCACGGGGCTTGCGCTGAAAAATGTGCAAACGAGCGAAACCAGTACCTTGCCCGTTACAGGACTCTTCGTCGCTATTGGGCATAAACCAAATACGGAGGTGTTCAAGGGGCAGTTGGAAATGGATGCCACAGGTTATCTGAAAACTGGATCTGGCAATACCGCAACCAATATTCCCGGCGTATTTGCTTGTGGCGATGCCCAAGACCACGTATATCGTCAGGCAATTACGGCTGCCGGAACGGGTTGTATGGCCGCTATTGATGTGGAACGCTGGTTGGCCGAGAACAACGCATAG
- the trxA gene encoding thioredoxin codes for MALAVTDKTFKTEVLESDVPVLVDFWAAWCGPCLMIAPAVEQLANEYEGKAKVVKLNVDENQYVSGQFGIRSIPTLLIFHKGRVVDQVIGAVPKKKLAAHLDKVIENAASAA; via the coding sequence ATGGCACTTGCAGTAACCGACAAAACCTTCAAAACCGAAGTTTTAGAAAGCGATGTCCCCGTTTTGGTGGACTTTTGGGCAGCTTGGTGCGGCCCTTGTCTAATGATTGCTCCGGCTGTGGAACAATTGGCCAATGAGTATGAAGGCAAGGCGAAAGTGGTAAAACTGAATGTGGACGAGAACCAATATGTTTCCGGACAGTTTGGCATCCGTTCTATCCCCACACTCCTTATTTTTCACAAGGGCCGAGTGGTGGATCAAGTGATTGGTGCGGTTCCAAAGAAAAAGTTGGCCGCACACCTTGATAAAGTCATCGAAAATGCCGCTTCTGCCGCTTAA
- a CDS encoding winged helix-turn-helix transcriptional regulator, which produces MGAINTEAFNKTQNELAAFSRILAHPARIAILEQLMERGATNCGKFDLPLAQPTISAHLKEMRQIGLVYGKTEGTSVCYCINLEVWEQMKTAFEQMFAKLRYVEPLTVPISTSHLHESLT; this is translated from the coding sequence ATGGGTGCAATCAATACAGAGGCTTTTAACAAAACACAGAACGAACTTGCGGCCTTTTCCCGCATACTGGCACATCCCGCCCGTATTGCGATCTTAGAGCAACTGATGGAACGGGGTGCAACCAACTGCGGGAAGTTTGATCTTCCGCTTGCACAACCCACCATCTCGGCACACCTGAAAGAGATGCGGCAAATTGGCCTTGTGTATGGGAAAACGGAAGGAACCTCTGTGTGTTATTGCATTAATCTGGAGGTTTGGGAGCAAATGAAAACCGCTTTCGAGCAAATGTTCGCCAAACTCCGCTACGTAGAACCGCTGACCGTCCCCATTTCCACAAGTCATCTTCATGAATCATTAACCTAA
- a CDS encoding DUF4340 domain-containing protein yields the protein MKQGQVLLLTAVLAGVLVMGYFAGIFGGLESTVKLPNWSIKTEEIDAIEIRVANQDTLKLLKGAEGWHITHPQHSPADSVAIARLLGQLVALKPEHVVANTPDRYKTYGVEAAARTIVLTMGKNTRTLILGNTTAEGASFFMRMGNDPNVLQVRGNVSTNTALEEWRSTTVLRLPIATIERISVVKPDEKYEVANTNGQWQLILNGIGTTADTLSTVKWLRRFGAVKAEAFVHGVQPAALKAEGTHILRIKTTAGLTRELVFKETANEILGTIDGNKDVFRLSPTQLPLLAPEIGQLSRGTTPPSGPSTISPAPTNNATSPQTPKKSRRGEEGEEGLL from the coding sequence ATGAAGCAAGGGCAGGTTCTCCTACTCACCGCAGTTTTGGCGGGCGTATTGGTTATGGGTTATTTCGCAGGTATTTTTGGTGGCTTAGAGTCAACCGTTAAACTCCCGAACTGGAGCATAAAAACCGAAGAGATTGACGCCATCGAAATTCGTGTGGCCAATCAAGACACCCTCAAATTGCTCAAAGGCGCCGAAGGCTGGCATATTACACATCCGCAGCATAGTCCGGCAGATTCGGTGGCCATCGCTCGCTTGCTTGGTCAATTGGTTGCCTTGAAACCAGAACATGTTGTTGCCAATACGCCAGATCGGTACAAAACCTATGGCGTGGAAGCCGCTGCACGCACCATTGTGCTTACGATGGGCAAAAATACCCGGACCCTCATCTTAGGCAATACCACTGCCGAAGGTGCGTCTTTTTTTATGCGGATGGGCAACGACCCCAACGTCCTGCAAGTTAGAGGCAATGTCTCGACCAATACAGCCCTTGAGGAATGGCGCTCTACCACCGTTTTAAGACTCCCTATTGCTACCATCGAGCGTATTTCCGTCGTCAAGCCCGATGAGAAATATGAGGTTGCAAACACCAACGGCCAGTGGCAATTAATCCTAAACGGCATTGGTACAACAGCCGATACCCTGAGTACGGTTAAATGGTTGCGGCGCTTTGGGGCAGTAAAAGCCGAAGCCTTTGTGCATGGTGTACAACCGGCAGCGCTAAAAGCAGAAGGCACCCATATCCTTCGCATCAAAACAACGGCAGGACTCACACGGGAATTGGTCTTCAAAGAAACGGCCAACGAGATTCTGGGTACCATAGATGGCAACAAAGATGTCTTTAGGCTTTCGCCAACACAGTTGCCGCTACTTGCCCCCGAAATTGGCCAACTTTCCAGAGGCACTACACCACCATCAGGCCCATCAACGATTTCTCCAGCGCCCACCAATAACGCCACATCGCCTCAAACACCCAAAAAATCCCGTAGAGGCGAAGAAGGCGAAGAGGGCTTGTTGTAA
- a CDS encoding T9SS type A sorting domain-containing protein produces the protein MQKQYATSTLKWLLLGLIGVIAISVFVFQPDNPATLPDFEQLEMGEDGAGRAEFDRIRFQDPKTKQIPEGIRTRELRFIQDLPIRLEGAALNKTSADVLSWTQRGPYNVGGRTRAVLYDVSDATYNTLIAGSPTGGVWRTTNGGDSWSRSTLNPLAGFYELHNVTALTQDTRSGKTATWYFAGGEHGVSHGVNGYFTLLGEGVWKSTDSGVSWTQLNASIGSTPSPQSWNSRFDYVWDLAIDPSNTSQDEIYAACASDLIVRSTNGGTSWSIVLGTYASSSRYTDVAVSSTGRVYATFGNASGSASTKGIFTSSSGDSGSFTDITPAALTGNYRRIEIAISPSNEDIVYFLANTPSAGTRDHMLFKYQLSTNTWTDLSENIPNYGSFQNGIFSSQGSYDLLVKVNPSNENQIYIGGTSLYRLTFSPPATAATASVQIGGYSNSGDNWSGVTGEIDQHADQHALTFRPGSSTTAVSGHDGGISFTNDITASTVVWDNQNNGYNTTQFYAAAVAPNMSGDNVLVGGMQDNGSWFVNSSSPTANWVDQLGGDGSFAAISDNKGYYYFSWQNGTIYRFRLDSAGGFLGFRRVDPLGASGYKFINPFILDPTNTSRMYLAGGTTIWRNSNLEDAAITEGSNSELVTNWTQLSGTNVSGGSISAVSASTSPANHVFYGTIGGRIYRLDGADAATAASVPVEITGSGMAGSNKYTSSIAVDPTDANKVLVTYSNYSIISVYYTTNALSATPTWANVSGNIEQNADGSGNGPAVLWGTIMPYQGGTLYALGTSTGLYFSTSVNGSTTWTREAGVGIMPVSMVVSRMKDANLFVATFGNGMFQGTGLTALPIQVAGFIATQEQDNAILEWRAFSQSNIDAFVLEHAFGGDTPFREAFTISPENKDAPENAYRRTIPNLLPGHHRFRLKQVSTDGRIYYTDEVGLNVALANKFLLSEAYPNPFNPQTKFHFATATSQRVTVKVFNALGKQVATLYQGTVPANETQFITFEGNGLASGLYLVQVLGQNFSAVRRMNLVK, from the coding sequence ATGCAGAAGCAATATGCTACCAGTACGTTGAAGTGGTTATTATTAGGTCTAATAGGTGTAATTGCCATTTCTGTTTTTGTATTTCAGCCAGATAACCCCGCAACCTTGCCAGATTTTGAGCAGTTGGAAATGGGCGAAGATGGTGCGGGCCGAGCAGAATTCGACCGGATTCGCTTTCAAGATCCGAAAACCAAACAAATCCCCGAAGGCATAAGGACAAGAGAGTTACGGTTTATTCAAGATTTGCCTATACGGCTCGAAGGGGCTGCACTGAACAAAACCAGTGCAGATGTCCTTTCTTGGACACAAAGAGGCCCGTACAACGTGGGTGGAAGAACCAGAGCCGTATTATATGATGTGAGTGACGCAACCTATAATACCCTGATTGCAGGAAGCCCGACAGGAGGCGTGTGGCGCACGACAAATGGGGGGGACTCTTGGAGCCGCAGTACCCTCAATCCTTTGGCAGGTTTTTATGAACTACATAACGTAACAGCCCTGACCCAAGATACGCGGAGCGGTAAGACGGCTACGTGGTATTTCGCAGGAGGAGAACATGGGGTTTCTCATGGAGTTAATGGTTATTTTACTTTGCTTGGAGAAGGAGTATGGAAATCCACCGATAGTGGGGTTTCTTGGACGCAGTTAAATGCGAGTATTGGCAGCACGCCCTCGCCTCAATCTTGGAATTCTCGATTTGATTATGTATGGGACTTGGCTATAGACCCTTCCAATACCTCACAAGATGAGATTTATGCGGCTTGCGCCTCCGATTTGATTGTGCGCTCGACCAATGGTGGTACCTCTTGGTCTATAGTATTAGGCACTTATGCTTCTTCATCTCGTTATACAGATGTCGCTGTGAGCAGCACGGGAAGGGTTTATGCAACTTTTGGGAACGCTTCAGGAAGTGCCTCCACCAAGGGCATCTTTACTTCTTCTTCTGGCGATTCTGGCTCTTTCACCGATATTACCCCTGCCGCACTCACAGGAAACTATAGAAGGATTGAGATCGCCATCTCTCCCTCCAATGAGGACATCGTGTATTTTCTGGCCAATACACCTAGTGCAGGAACGCGTGATCATATGCTCTTTAAATATCAACTTTCTACCAATACATGGACGGATTTATCTGAAAACATTCCTAATTATGGTTCTTTTCAGAATGGTATTTTTAGTTCGCAGGGCAGTTACGATTTGTTGGTCAAGGTTAATCCAAGCAATGAAAACCAAATCTATATTGGCGGAACGAGTTTATACCGTTTAACTTTTTCGCCTCCTGCCACAGCCGCTACCGCATCTGTACAAATTGGGGGCTATAGCAATTCCGGAGATAACTGGAGTGGGGTTACGGGTGAAATTGACCAACACGCGGATCAACATGCTTTAACCTTCCGCCCCGGTAGTAGCACCACTGCCGTATCGGGGCATGACGGCGGGATTAGTTTTACCAACGATATTACGGCAAGCACGGTTGTATGGGATAACCAAAACAATGGCTACAATACTACCCAGTTTTATGCGGCAGCCGTGGCGCCAAATATGTCCGGTGATAATGTGCTGGTAGGAGGTATGCAGGACAATGGTTCCTGGTTTGTAAATTCGTCATCACCAACTGCAAATTGGGTTGATCAATTAGGTGGAGATGGTTCATTTGCCGCGATATCCGACAATAAAGGTTATTATTACTTCTCTTGGCAGAACGGGACTATTTACCGTTTCCGATTGGATAGCGCTGGCGGGTTTTTAGGGTTTAGAAGGGTAGACCCTTTAGGGGCTTCTGGTTATAAGTTTATCAATCCCTTTATCTTAGACCCCACCAATACGTCTCGCATGTATTTGGCAGGAGGCACGACCATTTGGCGCAATAGCAATTTAGAAGATGCTGCCATTACCGAAGGAAGTAATAGCGAGCTTGTAACCAATTGGACCCAGCTTTCTGGCACGAATGTGAGTGGGGGATCCATTTCGGCGGTCTCGGCTTCAACATCGCCTGCAAACCATGTGTTTTACGGAACCATAGGAGGGCGTATCTACCGCTTAGACGGTGCAGATGCAGCAACCGCAGCCAGCGTGCCAGTCGAGATTACAGGTAGTGGGATGGCTGGTAGCAATAAATACACCTCTTCCATTGCCGTTGATCCCACGGATGCCAATAAAGTCTTGGTCACTTATTCTAATTATAGCATAATTAGTGTCTATTATACCACAAATGCACTTTCTGCAACCCCTACATGGGCCAACGTAAGTGGCAACATCGAGCAAAATGCAGATGGCAGCGGGAATGGACCTGCAGTGCTTTGGGGGACGATCATGCCCTATCAAGGAGGGACATTGTATGCACTTGGTACAAGTACGGGCTTGTATTTTTCTACAAGTGTGAATGGGAGTACCACTTGGACGCGAGAGGCCGGCGTTGGTATTATGCCCGTCAGTATGGTTGTTTCGCGTATGAAAGATGCCAACCTTTTTGTTGCGACCTTTGGAAATGGTATGTTTCAAGGAACGGGCCTGACCGCGCTGCCCATTCAGGTGGCGGGTTTTATAGCCACTCAGGAACAGGATAATGCCATTTTGGAGTGGCGAGCCTTCAGCCAGTCCAATATAGATGCTTTTGTCCTTGAACACGCTTTCGGGGGGGATACACCGTTTAGAGAAGCCTTCACCATTAGCCCAGAAAACAAAGACGCGCCAGAAAATGCGTATCGGAGGACTATCCCTAATTTACTGCCGGGGCATCATCGCTTTCGACTTAAGCAAGTGAGCACAGACGGACGAATTTATTACACGGACGAAGTTGGGTTAAATGTTGCTTTGGCCAATAAATTCTTGCTCAGTGAGGCGTATCCTAATCCCTTTAATCCACAAACAAAGTTTCATTTTGCTACGGCAACATCACAACGGGTTACGGTCAAAGTCTTTAATGCCCTCGGTAAGCAAGTGGCTACACTGTATCAAGGAACGGTTCCGGCAAATGAAACCCAGTTTATTACGTTTGAGGGAAATGGCTTGGCCAGCGGCTTATATTTGGTGCAGGTTTTGGGACAAAATTTCTCAGCTGTACGCCGTATGAACTTGGTAAAATAG
- a CDS encoding nitrilase → MEPYKALALQTTCHAVNALAPQDARQQVLNNIAKIEQQIAASKRFIGPDLRLVVLPEYFATGFPMGESFPLWQEKACFHVQGPEYAALAEIAKQQNIFLSGNAYELDPHFPALYFQASFVFAPTGEMVLRYRRLNSMFAPTPHDVWDRYVEIYGLDGVFPVAKTEIGNLACIASEEILYPEIARCLMMRGAEVFLHATSEVGSPQMTQKGVAKLARAIENMAYVVSANSAGIAGIDIPFASTDGLSKIINNEGLVLCEAGYGESMVANATIDIEALRKHRNRPAMSNFIARQRFELFADSYQQAHFYPVNTFLNKSPDRQDFTKNIQAGIQNYLNKHV, encoded by the coding sequence ATGGAGCCGTATAAAGCCCTTGCCCTTCAAACAACTTGCCATGCAGTTAATGCGCTTGCACCCCAAGATGCACGGCAACAAGTTTTGAACAATATTGCCAAAATTGAACAACAGATTGCGGCAAGCAAACGCTTTATTGGCCCCGATTTACGCTTGGTGGTCTTGCCCGAATATTTTGCGACGGGCTTTCCCATGGGCGAAAGTTTCCCGCTTTGGCAAGAAAAAGCTTGTTTTCACGTACAAGGCCCTGAATATGCCGCCTTAGCCGAAATTGCCAAACAACAAAATATCTTTCTAAGTGGAAATGCGTATGAATTAGACCCGCATTTTCCAGCATTATACTTCCAAGCAAGTTTTGTTTTTGCCCCAACCGGCGAGATGGTCTTACGCTATCGCCGCTTAAATAGCATGTTTGCGCCAACGCCGCATGATGTCTGGGATCGCTATGTAGAAATTTATGGTTTGGACGGCGTATTTCCCGTTGCTAAAACCGAGATTGGCAATTTGGCTTGTATTGCCAGCGAAGAAATTTTATACCCCGAAATTGCACGCTGTTTGATGATGCGTGGCGCTGAAGTGTTTCTACACGCCACATCCGAAGTTGGAAGCCCGCAAATGACCCAAAAAGGGGTGGCTAAACTCGCCCGCGCCATCGAAAATATGGCCTACGTCGTTTCTGCAAATTCGGCAGGTATTGCGGGCATAGACATCCCATTTGCCAGCACAGACGGTCTTTCAAAAATCATTAACAACGAAGGATTGGTCTTGTGCGAAGCAGGCTATGGCGAAAGCATGGTGGCCAATGCCACGATTGATATTGAAGCCCTACGTAAACACCGCAATCGCCCCGCCATGTCGAACTTTATTGCCCGTCAGCGCTTTGAACTTTTCGCCGATAGTTACCAACAAGCCCACTTTTATCCGGTAAATACGTTTTTAAACAAATCTCCAGACCGCCAGGACTTCACAAAAAACATCCAAGCAGGCATCCAAAATTATCTTAACAAGCACGTTTGA
- a CDS encoding winged helix DNA-binding protein — MIEKRLEESIILHLIALGDALKRRRDQISQGLGITTQQWLIMLYLAKDPNLPFFESEQHDKKILAAEITRALNVSRPNVTNLIATLLDKGLAVQIEDTEDRRRKRLALSPEGVKLLESLQPMRKMLNEQLFEDLSTDERQVFLALIETCLRRLSA; from the coding sequence ATGATTGAAAAACGCTTGGAGGAGTCTATAATCCTTCACCTTATTGCACTTGGAGATGCTTTAAAGCGCCGCCGAGACCAGATTAGTCAGGGCTTGGGCATTACAACCCAGCAATGGCTGATTATGCTTTATTTGGCAAAAGACCCCAATCTACCTTTTTTTGAGAGTGAACAACACGATAAAAAAATTCTTGCTGCCGAGATCACCCGCGCCCTTAACGTCTCTCGTCCGAATGTCACCAACCTCATCGCAACTTTGTTAGACAAAGGCTTGGCAGTTCAGATCGAGGACACAGAAGACCGCCGCCGCAAACGTCTTGCCCTCTCACCGGAAGGGGTTAAACTGTTGGAATCCCTTCAACCAATGCGGAAAATGCTCAACGAACAATTATTTGAAGACCTAAGCACAGATGAACGGCAGGTCTTTTTAGCCTTAATAGAAACGTGCCTCCGCCGTTTGAGTGCATAA
- a CDS encoding polysaccharide deacetylase family protein → MPLDEIFLQYPKRGHRMDHDWYAWSNLFERPPLTLPNNARVAVMLTIPLTFFPLNPSGKPFKAPGSMVTPYPDFRHYTTRDYGNRVGVFRLMKVLDKYGFKANFAMNSVLAEKYPILLDEVVKAGHEIVAHGVDMDALHYGGMDLEVEKQYITESLEILRSRSGQAVNGWLSPAFSESFETPHLVAAAGCTFICDWANDDLPYWMKTQGGKLVALPLSQEISDHRILIDYHQTEESFVTQVLDQFDALYEEAGTHGARVFSLLLTPYISGLPFRVHAVETILKHISSKNGYINLTGTGIGRLLP, encoded by the coding sequence ATGCCTTTAGACGAGATTTTTCTTCAATATCCCAAGCGCGGACATCGGATGGATCACGACTGGTATGCGTGGTCGAATCTTTTCGAGCGGCCACCACTCACCTTGCCCAACAATGCGCGTGTGGCTGTTATGCTAACCATCCCGCTGACGTTTTTTCCGCTCAATCCATCGGGCAAGCCTTTTAAAGCACCCGGCAGCATGGTTACGCCCTACCCCGATTTTCGGCACTATACCACCCGCGATTATGGCAATCGGGTTGGCGTTTTTCGTTTAATGAAAGTGCTTGATAAATATGGGTTTAAAGCCAATTTCGCCATGAATTCGGTATTGGCAGAAAAATATCCGATTTTATTGGACGAAGTGGTAAAAGCAGGACACGAAATTGTGGCGCATGGCGTAGATATGGACGCACTGCATTATGGCGGTATGGATCTGGAAGTTGAAAAACAATACATTACCGAAAGCTTAGAAATCCTTAGAAGCCGTTCTGGTCAGGCGGTAAACGGTTGGCTTTCTCCCGCCTTTTCAGAATCGTTCGAGACTCCGCACTTGGTTGCCGCCGCCGGTTGTACATTTATTTGCGATTGGGCAAATGATGACTTGCCTTATTGGATGAAGACGCAAGGTGGGAAATTGGTTGCCTTACCGCTCTCGCAAGAAATATCGGATCATCGTATCTTAATAGACTATCACCAAACCGAAGAAAGCTTTGTCACCCAAGTCTTAGATCAGTTTGATGCACTCTATGAAGAAGCGGGAACCCACGGCGCACGGGTGTTTAGCCTGCTACTAACGCCCTATATCAGTGGATTGCCCTTCCGAGTTCATGCCGTAGAAACAATCCTAAAGCATATTTCATCTAAAAATGGCTACATAAATCTCACGGGTACGGGAATTGGGCGCTTATTGCCCTAA
- a CDS encoding polysaccharide deacetylase family protein, whose protein sequence is MMRDPELYPYWPYKNRPKIRWKNGAKIAFWVAPNIEFYEFDPPKNPYRTPWGRPNPDIVGYAARDYGNRVGHYRMMEAMDKYNVRGSVSLSVAMCQHHPEIIQACNERNWEFFSHGIYNTRYCYGMDEAQERRIIEDALHTVKEATGQAIAGWLAPALTHTERTFDLIAEYGIRYTCDLFQDDQPQPIRVKKGQLISMPYSLEVNDVICYNSYLMSPRHYGDVLKKQFDQLYAEGEESGTVMCIPLHAFLVGHPHRIKPFEEALQYITNHSDVWVTTAREIADYYFEHYYDTFASWNPEPI, encoded by the coding sequence ATGATGCGAGACCCTGAATTATACCCCTATTGGCCGTATAAAAACCGTCCCAAGATCCGATGGAAAAATGGAGCCAAAATCGCATTCTGGGTTGCGCCAAATATCGAGTTTTACGAGTTTGATCCGCCAAAAAATCCATATCGAACACCTTGGGGCAGACCAAATCCCGATATTGTAGGCTATGCCGCCCGCGACTATGGCAACCGCGTTGGGCATTATCGTATGATGGAGGCGATGGATAAGTACAACGTGCGAGGCAGTGTTTCGCTCTCGGTGGCGATGTGCCAACACCATCCCGAAATCATTCAAGCCTGCAACGAGCGAAATTGGGAGTTTTTCTCGCATGGCATCTACAACACACGGTATTGCTATGGTATGGACGAAGCCCAAGAACGGCGCATCATCGAAGATGCCTTGCATACGGTTAAAGAAGCCACCGGACAGGCCATTGCCGGTTGGCTTGCGCCAGCCCTCACGCACACGGAGCGCACCTTCGACCTCATCGCCGAATATGGCATTCGCTACACCTGCGATCTTTTCCAAGACGATCAACCACAACCGATCCGCGTAAAAAAGGGGCAGCTGATTTCCATGCCGTATTCCTTAGAAGTGAACGATGTCATTTGTTATAACTCCTATTTGATGTCGCCGCGTCATTATGGCGATGTGCTGAAAAAGCAATTCGATCAACTCTATGCCGAGGGCGAAGAAAGCGGAACGGTGATGTGTATCCCTTTACATGCGTTTTTGGTAGGGCATCCGCACCGTATTAAGCCCTTTGAAGAAGCGCTCCAATACATCACAAATCATTCAGATGTTTGGGTTACAACCGCCCGCGAAATCGCCGATTATTACTTCGAGCATTATTACGACACCTTTGCTTCTTGGAACCCTGAACCTATTTAG
- a CDS encoding isochorismatase family protein: MERSNKTARELYYEIKANPTRAKFGFGRKAAIVNIDLQKAYTKTDEFKTAYETDPNQIQYINEINRLARAKSLPVVFTYVAYMDSGEDAGVWGTRTDTPDSLQNIKFGSRRAEFDDRLEVFPSDVVYCKRMPSPFFETPLQSLLVWHRVDTVILTGGSTSGCVRAAAVDALSRGYRTIVPEECVADKHESFHFANLTDLLLKYADVVSYQEVLDYLNNPNVL; this comes from the coding sequence ATGGAGCGATCTAACAAGACAGCGCGTGAACTGTATTACGAAATAAAGGCAAACCCAACACGCGCCAAGTTTGGTTTTGGGCGAAAGGCCGCCATAGTCAATATTGACTTGCAAAAAGCCTACACCAAAACCGATGAATTCAAAACGGCTTACGAAACCGATCCCAACCAAATTCAATACATCAACGAAATTAACCGCTTGGCACGGGCAAAGTCTTTGCCCGTGGTCTTTACCTACGTGGCGTATATGGATTCGGGAGAAGATGCAGGGGTTTGGGGAACCCGCACCGATACGCCCGATTCGCTCCAAAACATCAAGTTTGGCAGCCGCCGCGCCGAGTTTGACGACCGTTTGGAGGTGTTTCCTTCAGATGTGGTGTATTGCAAACGGATGCCCTCACCTTTTTTTGAAACGCCGCTGCAATCGCTCTTGGTTTGGCATCGGGTGGATACCGTTATTTTAACAGGCGGCTCGACTTCGGGCTGTGTACGAGCGGCTGCTGTAGATGCACTCTCCCGAGGTTATCGCACCATTGTTCCCGAAGAATGTGTTGCCGATAAACACGAAAGTTTCCATTTTGCCAATTTGACCGATCTGCTGTTAAAATATGCAGACGTGGTTTCTTACCAAGAAGTACTAGATTACCTGAATAACCCGAATGTCTTATGA